In Cryptococcus neoformans var. neoformans JEC21 chromosome 5 sequence, one genomic interval encodes:
- a CDS encoding expressed protein: protein MFNKLALIALLPLAFSAPTKRWSETLNCVQFQYGGPFTSSGSRGFIHLYSNITSFDSSTQHTDYNETRLGLAEDGTIENCGECRTTELFGFEVCQDDQRNGFDGLGNGPSGFYGHVTYTNVSPNIQCLTASKSPYEGASLKLADCQYDYDSAATSGQYFEMTVTDGVYHALLIDGSNSYGPTPELNNNASLVLYNVVGPNTTFTSFGFKAPVF from the exons ATGTTCAACAAGCTTGCCCTCATCGCGCTCCTCCCCCTGGCTTTCAGTGCGCCAACCAAAAGATGGTCGGAAACTCTGAATTGTGTCCAATTTCAGTACGGTG GCCCCTTCACCTCTTCTGGTTCTCGCGGTTTCATCCATCTATACTCCAACATCACCTCTTTCGACTCCAGCACACAGCACACAGATTACAATGAGACCCGTTTAGGACTCGCTGAAGACGGGACAATCGAAAACTGTGGAGAATGCCGAACAACAGAGTTGTTTGGGTTCGAAGTCTGTCAAGATGATCAGCGAAATGGATTTGATGGGCT CGGCAATGGACCGAGCGGGTTCTACGGCCATGTGACGTACACTAACGTCTCGCCCAACATTCAGTGTCTTACCGCCTCCAAATCACCATATGAAGGAGCATCGTTAAAGCTTGCAGACTGCCAGTATGACTATGACTCCGCTGCTACCTCAGGACAATACTTTGA GATGACTGTCACTGATGGGGTTTACCATGCTCTTTTGATTGATGGAAGCAA CTCTTACGGACCTACCCCAGAGCTTAACAACAACGCCTCCCTCGTACTGTACAACGTGGTTGGTCCTAACACGACCTTCACGTCCTTCGGGTTCAAAGCTCCCGTGTTCTGA
- a CDS encoding expressed protein, translated as MFLPTDQPIQPRRKLTRSGEQLKRNAACLPCRRRRIKCDAGKPHCSSCEKSYNFLRRSQPDDERDDGGIRCWYNTEVDEQPVISVKRKKTDDGNEDNPKDEMIKKLEAKVVELQKALAAAPAQTLETRCSGTSDNSSIGQSTKGSRPEVLANPTESLEFDGNNHVPSYNASSQCATVYNKHLSKDLFETQAVNRKTALKSSAEKYAGSADKSPPKNDTVDGEAGSIGQPLLELLWPGWPSTLPMPSTVEHMVDTFFSSVSSIPQILNRTEFLRRLALLPSHPEFPHRALLHAICAASARFSAAVTTRSIPDMIIKMDIDAKTANGKGCWEDIKDETCFAERNARYAMRFLDYHHVSGRGLLDICQAMLIIGHWCQNNARWMDAWVLIGDAIRLASCLGLTSFVPRPSQCSPQLRQVILDTPRDDAEREERAATVWMALCYENALMCSSGWSGSMIVDDLTMPLPASRIDREKGGPIPLNPQNYHSPDIYTHHPVADGFVMLCKAKILMGRVARFVRRCRRMSLDEKQTAKNLPEFEALDRDLNLFLANFPPSLRDPVQYMTGHSKVLDADLISAHLVPHIAAIHLHEPFADIADPNCPSARRLLDAAQACLNVLYQMSNLSAPIFYSLTAISSWFFYTGAKTLILFYQHALENSNFQDALTHHQAITAFRNVLIALAPGNALASRYDTMLKMMMSSIEEEVLGQSIVLYHHLPSNKHSTQTSNSSSDSSPLSSTSSNPSFGPLTPAEPPEDTYLPALVSCLHPEAMFYLEHIQKKFLERCKNPSEYERRTAFPANDIGRSKSMGRSKEGARKGEGVRSFHEILDIKRGWVGGRKKARIFEPGVGAKADDSGGLMDLGNISSPSQWLNRDQPAMGLRANDRSGSLFYDFSFSPFNTSFPNDDTFALDPLSSTSNFSLQNDMALTLPNLQCTQATLQNWLEVMPSMMSTVAFNSSSGFGPRHSGTHCGSGYISEETDDKTGSTT; from the exons ATGTTTTTACCTACCGATCAACCCATTCAGCCTCGACGCAAACTTACTCGTTCCGGCGAACAGCTTAAACGCAACGCTGCATGTTTGCCATGCCGTCGCCGTCGGATCAAGTGCGATGCCGGAAAGCCTCATTGTTCATCTTGCGAAAAGAGCTACAATTTCCTGAGGAGGTCCCAGCCAGACGATGAGAGGGATGATGGGGGGATACGATGCTGGTACAATACAGAAGTGGATGAGCAGCCAGTGATTAGTgtaaagagaaagaaaacagATGATGGCAATGAAGACAATCCgaaagatgagatgatTAAAAAGCTTGAGGCGAAAGTCG TTGAACTACAGAAAGCCTTGGCCGCGGCTCCGGCTCAAACTTTAGAGACACGGTGCAGTGGAACTTCTGATAATAGTAGCATTGGGCAGTCTACCAAGGGCTCGCGTCCGGAAGTATTAGCCAATCCGACTGAATCTTTGGAGTTTGACGGGAACAACCATGTCCCTTCGTATAACGCGTCATCTCAGTGTGCAACTGTATACAACAAACATCTTTCCAAGGATTTGTTTGAAACTCAGGCTGTCAACAGAAAAACAGCCTTGAAAAGCTCGGCTGAAAAGTACGCAGGTAGCGCTGATAAGTCGCCGCCGAAGAATGATACAGTAGATGGAGAAGCTGGAAGTATTGGACAGCCATTATTAGAGCTTCTTTGGCCAGGGTGGCCCTCAACCCTTCCTATGCCTT CTACCGTTGAACATAT GGTTGACACgtttttctcctctgtGTCATCCATTCCCCAAATCCTCAACCGTACAGAATTCCTCCGTCGTCTCGCACTCCTCCCCTCCCATCCTGAGTTTCCTCACCGTGCATTACTCCATGCGATCTGCGCCGCTTCCGCTCGCTTCTCGGCTGCGGTCACCACCCGATCTATCCCTGATATGATCATTAAAATGGACATTGACGCAAAGACAGCTAACGGCAAGGGCTGTTGGGAAGATATCAAGGACGAAACATGCTTCGCAGAGAGAAATGCTAGGTACGCAATGAGGTTTCTGGATTATCACCATGTTAGTGGCAGAGGATTGCTAGACATCTGTCAGGCCATG CTCATCATTGGCCATTGGTGCCAAAATAACGCCCG CTGGATGGACGCATGGGTCCTTATTGGTGACGCTATACGACTCGCGAGCTGCCTTGGACTCACATCCTTCGTCCCTCGCCCTTCGCAATGTTCTCCACAATTACGTCAGGTCATCCTTGATACTCCCAGGGACGACGCCGAACGGGAGGAGAGGGCGGCAACGGTATGGATGGCGTTATGCTATGAGAATGCACTGATGTGTTCGAGTGGATGGTCAGGGTCGATGATAGTTGATGATTTG ACAATGCCTCTGCCCGCATCTAGGATTGATCGAGAGAAAGGG GGGCCTATACCTTTAAACCCACAAAATTACCACTCTCCTGATATATACACTCA TCATCCAGTCGCAGATGGCTTCGTAATGCTCTGTAAAG CCAAGATTCTTATGGGGCGAGTTGCACGTTTCGTCAGACGATGCCGCAGGATGTCACTCGATGAGAAGCAGACAGCCAAGAATCTTCCAGAATTTGAAGCTCTTGACCGCGATTTAAATCTTTTCCT AGCCAACTTTCCACCATCGTTGAGAGACCCTGTGCAGTACATGACAGGCCACTCAAAAGTACTCGATGCAGATCTAATC AGCGCGCATCTCGTCCCTCACATTGCAGCCATTCATCTACACGAGCCATTTGCAGATATCGCCGACCCGAATTGCCCTTCGGCCCGCCGACTTTTGGATGCTGCGCAAGCCTGCCTCAACGTCCTTTATCAGATGTCGAATTTGAGTGCACCTATATTCTATAGTTTGACAGCCATTTCTTCTT GGTTCTTTTATACTGGCGCAAAAACATTGATCCTATTCTACCAACACGCCCTCGAGAATAGCAATTTCCAGGATGCGCTTACGCATCACCAAGCAATCACTGCATTCAGAAATGTCCTCATTGCTCTTGCTCCCGGCAACGCTCTGGCCTCTCGTTACGATACGATGCTtaaaatgatgatgtcctccatcgaagaagaggtgctTGGGCAATCCATCGTTctgtatcatcatctcccaaGCAACAAACACTCTACCCAGACTTCTAATTCCTCCTCTGATTCCTCGCCTTTATCAAGCACTTCATCTAACCCTTCTTTTGGACCCCTCACACCGGCAGAGCCTCCCGAAGACACCTACTTGCCCGCTTTAGTATCGTGTTTGCATCCCGAAGCCATGTTCTACTTGGAACATATTCAGAAGAAGTTCTTGGAGCGGTGCAAAAACCCTTCGGAATATGAACGGCGCACGGCTTTTCCGGCTAACGACATAGGTAGGAGCAAGTCTATGGGCAGAAGCAAGGAAGGAGCtagaaaaggagagggagtgAGAAGTTTCCATGAGATTTTGGATATAAAGAGAGGCTGGGTTGGCGGGCGTAAGAAAGCTAGGATTTTCGAGCCTGGGGTCGGCGCCAAAGCTGATGATAGTGGAGGCCTAATGGACTTGGGAAATATATCCAGTCCGAGCCAATGGCTTAACAGAGATCAACCAGCCATGGGACTACGAGCGAATGATAGGAGCGGGAGTCTCTTTTATGATTTTTCATTTTCACCATTCAACACATCCTTTCCCAACGACGATACTTTCGCTCTTGATCCCTTATCTTCCACATCCAATTTCTCTCTGCAAAACGATATGGCACTAACCTTGCCCAATCTTCAGTGTACCCAGGCGACTTTACAGAACTGGTTAGAAGTGATGCCGTCAATGATGTCTACTGTTGCTTTTAATTCCAGCTCCGGATTTGGTCCTCGTCACTCTGGCACGCATTGCGGTTCTGGCTATATAAGTGAAGAAACAGACGACAAGACTGGGTCCACGACATGA